The Tenebrio molitor chromosome 3, icTenMoli1.1, whole genome shotgun sequence genome contains a region encoding:
- the LOC138126889 gene encoding pre-mRNA-splicing factor ISY1 homolog, with product MARNAEKAMTTLARWRAAQLGENDKHKRRRPHLASECKSLYACEKWRMQIIREIAKKVAQIQNAGLGEFRIRDLNDEINKLLREKRHWEDQIKELGGPDYQRTGPRMLDHEGKEVPGNRGYKYFGAAKELPGVRELFEQEPPPPPRKTRAEMMKDIDADYYGYMDDDDGILIPLEMGAEKLSIQKAISDWKEKKERSLTHDEDEEVPDEEHIYAVEESDDEDVEKKKTEGDQKFIAHVPVPSQQEVEQALLRRRKQELLEKYGVQEQNQSL from the exons ATG GCGAGAAACGCAGAAAAAGCCAT GACAACCCTGGCGCGTTGGAGAGCGGCCCAGCTAGGCGAGAACGACAAGCACAAGAGGCGTCGACCCCATTTAGCTTCCGAGTGCAAAAGCTTATACGCTTGTGAAAAATGGCGAATGCAGATAATTCGCGAGATCGCGAAAAAAGTCGCCCAAATCCAGAACGCAGGTCTCGGCGAGTTCCGAATCCGCGACTTGAACGacgaaataaacaaattacttCGCGAAAAACGCCACTGGGAAGACCAAATCAAAGAACTGGGCGGTCCGGACTATCAAAGGACGGGACCTCGGATGCTAGATCACGAAGGGAAGGAGGTGCCCGGAAACAGGGGTTACAAGTATTTCGGGGCTGCTAAAGAGTTACcag GAGTCCGGGAGTTGTTTGAGCAAGAACCACCGCCTCCCCCGAGGAAAACTAGGGCGGAGATGATGAAAGATATCGATGCGGACTACTACGGGTATATGGACGACGATGACGGTATACTTATACCTTTGGAGATGGGAgctgaaaaattat CCATACAAAAAGCGATCTCCGATTGGAAGGAGAAAAAGGAACGTTCATTGACACACGACGAAGACGAAGAAGTCCCCGACGAGGAACACATCTACGCGGTTGAAGAA TCAGATGACGAAGACgtggaaaagaaaaagactGAAGGGGACCAGAAGTTCATTGCTCACGTACCCGTCCCGAGCCAACAGGAAGTAGAACAGGCATTGTTAAGAAGGCGCAAGCAAGAATTGTTAGAGAAGTACGGCGTACAAGAACAAAACCAGtcattgtaa
- the cdm gene encoding importin-13 isoform X1, translating into MEYTTENLEKAVTLFYRSEAGQQAEAHQWLTEAQNSTQAWSFVWELLSLHRNAEVQFFAATTLHTKLMKHWNEVPEDHYEPLKKHILDAIINYAMGPKIVLNRLCITLSAYIIHTVPSYWPNAFEELVASFQPHHLPNVEPERVIWILLEILTVIPEEFQSTLLAVSQRLKVRTVLLNVSKDILKVVEMCLMPIPSNGFDMCNLTTYLNAARCASAWIQLGGLNIDDCTSVINLLINLTCFTYWNKLDQEGMSSEEMELTEVTVEALTAIIQHPHTNRYKNHVMKCSADMLYKFEKILENERNSLESNKDIVANLYGLLVTIADVHSKIFISNLKSENPEEQRITFDFFNSILKCTNLPGLYPVDESSSTLTFGFWYTLQDDILSLETAECAQLLLMIKPYYRDLVCIMLRKSMYPLQEDGDWSLDDKEVFRCYRQDIADTFIYCYNVLNLEMLDILNSKLAEALHKNNTTGVPPTIQWNEVETCLHAFGAIAESIELENLYLPKLMMTIKEIPFRDLHKRVMASALETVGSYSDWITEHPEMLENVLPLVISALDKPEVATSATMALKDLTHSCQKYLLPYADHILIAAQSALQGGALKLAECSRLMFSIGKVLSILPVPRIMEYLNIILAPSFKEMQELLNVEPSPAVKTSLITRLKVLSSLFNSLCVKKSQTQIMEQPTVLVMQNTMPLYKVIGEKYGRSSDVMEELSILFKYVVTTLLEDCTPLINDILQLVVAVYRECPQSNILMVAKTVVIMFGNEEEFRPITHQLLHEIVSTTLQMCAQLNSTNQLSEKTDVLEGFFAMMAQLFKKIPQVVFASGIDTAALFQCAVLCLSLPEAQTLKLCTSFLVSFISQSRDTAQASVVQSYGESLVLRILINLGSTAPRSSVDIFSDLLLALNKKYCDNLSRWLNTLLAQEDFPSPRINTHQKEHFIRSVLRCREKANKRKLSDSVMEFTLICRGILREDPNMP; encoded by the exons ATGGAATACACGACTGAAAATTTAGAGAAAGCCGTAACCTTATTTTATAGGAGTGAAGCGGGCCAACAAGCTGAGGCTCACCAGTGGTTAACCGAAGCACAGAATTCTACACAAGCTTGGAGTTTCGTATGGGAGTTGCTGAGCCTCCACAGA AATGCTGAAGTGCAATTTTTTGCTGCCACAACTTTGCACACAAAGTTAATGAAACACTGGAACGAGGTACCAGAGGATCACTATGAACCCTTAAAGAAGCACATTTTAGATGCTATAATTAACTATGCAATGGGGCCTAAAATTGTCCTGAACCGGCTTTGCATTACg TTATCAGCTTATATAATTCATACTGTCCCTTCATATTGGCCCAATGCTTTTGAGGAGTTAGTGGCAAGTTTTCAACCACACCATTTGCCAAATGTTGAGCCAGAAAGAGTGATTTGGATACTTTTAGAGATATTAACTGTGATACCTGAAGAG TTTCAAAGTACCTTATTAGCGGTAAGCCAAAGACTGAAGGTACGGACAGTCTTGCTAAATGTCTCGAAGGACATACTTAAAGTTGTTGAAATGTGTCTGATGCCAATTCCAAGTAATGG atttgataTGTGTAATTTGACCACATATTTAAATGCAGCTAGATGTGCTTCTGCTTGGATTCAATTAGGAGGATTAAATATAGATGATTGTACCTCAGTAATAaatcttttaataaatttaacatgtTTTACATACTG GAATAAGTTAGATCAAGAAGGTATGTCTTCAGAAGAAATGGAACTAACAGAAGTAACAGTTGAGGCGCTGACTGCTATAATTCAGCATCCTCACACTAATAGATATAAGAATCACGTAATGAAGTGTAGTGCTGACATGCTGTataaatttgagaaaattttgGAGAATGAAAGGAACAGTCTTGAGAGTAATAAA GATATTGTTGCAAATTTGTACGGCCTGCTAGTAACTATAGCAGAtgttcattcaaaaattttcatcagCAATTTGAAATCTGAAAATCCTGAGGAACAGAGGATTAccttcgatttttttaattcaattttaaagtGTACTAACTTACCTGGACTATATCCCGTCGACGAATCGAGCAGTACTCTAACTTTTGGTTTTTGGTACACCCTCCAAGATGATATATTGTCGTTAGAAACAGCAGAATGCGCACAGTTGCTGCTGATGATAAAACCGTACTACCGGGATTTAGTGTGCATAATGTTGAGAAAGTCCATGTATCCACTCCAAGAAGACGGTGATTGGTCGTTAGACGACAAAGAGGTATTCAGGTGTTACCGTCAAGACATCGCAGATACATTCATTTATTGTTACAACGTCCTAAATCTAGAGATGCTCGATATTTTGAATAGTAAATTAGCAGAAGCTTTACATAAGAACAATACAACAGGTGTCCCTCCAACAATACAATGGAATGAAGTGGAAACTTGCCTCCACGCGTTCGGCGCAATCGCAGAATCCAtagaattagaaaatttgtatTTACCCAAGTTAATGATGACGATCAAAGAGATACCTTTTAGAGATTTGCATAAAAGAGTAATGGCCTCAGCTTTGGAGACTGTGGGCTCGTATTCAGACTGGATCACTGAACATCCAGAAATGCTAGAAAATGTTCTGCCTTTGGTGATTTCCGCCTTGGATAAACCCGAAGTTGCGACGAGCGCCACCATGGCGTTGAAAGACTTGACGCATAGCTGTCAAAAGTATTTGTTACCCTACGCCGACCATATTTTGATAGCAGCACAA TCCGCCCTACAAGGGGGTGCTTTAAAACTAGCCGAGTGTAGTCGACTTATGTTTAGTATAGGAAAAGTTTTAAGTATTCTGCCAGTCCCTCGCATAATGGAATATCTCAATATTATTCTAGCGCCATCCTTCAAGGAGATGCAAGAGTTGCTTAATGTTGAGCCG TCGCCTGCTGTAAAGACTTCGCTTATTACTAGACTAAAAGTGTTGTCGTCATTGTTTAATTCGCTTTGTGTGAAGAAAAGTCAAACGCAAATCATGGAACAACCCACTGTGTTGGTTATGCAAAACACGATGCCCTTATACAAGGTGATCGGTGAAAAGTACGGCAGGAGTAGTGACGTGATGGAA gaACTCAGTATTCTTTTTAAATACGTCGTAACGACTTTACTAGAAGACTGCACGCCTCTCATTAACGACATTCTGCAATTAGTCGTGGCAGTGTATCGAGAGTGTCCTCAGTCCAACATACTAATGGTTGCCAAAACG GTGGTTATCATGTTTGGTAACGAGGAAGAGTTTAGACCTATAACGCACCAACTTTTGCACGAAATCGTCAGCACGACTTTACAGATGTGCGCCCAGCTGAACAGTACCAATCAGTTGTCCGAGAAAACTGACGTGCTTGAAGGATTTTTCGCGATGATGGCCCAGTTGTTCAAGAAAATTCCGCAAGTCGTGTTTGCAAGCGGCATAGACACCGCTGCTCTGTTTCAGTGTG CCGTTTTGTGTTTGTCCCTTCCTGAAGCACAGACTCTCAAGCTGTGCACCAGTTTCCTAGTGAGTTTTATATCACAGAGTCGTGATACCGCTCAAGCCAGTGTTGTCCAAAGTTACGGCGAAAGTCTGGTATTGCGCATCCTCATAAATTTAGGTAGCACAGCGCCGAGATCGTCCGTCGACATATTCAGTGATTTGTTACTcgctttaaataaaaaatactgtgATAATCTAAGTAGGTGGTTGAATACGTTGTTGGCGCAAGAAGACTTTCCGTCGCCGCGTATCAACACACACCAGAAAGAGCATTTTATCAGGAGCGTTTTACG TTGTAGAGAGAAGGCCAACAAAAGAAAACTATCTGATTCCGTCATGGAATTTACTCTTATATGTAGAGGGATATTGAGAGAAGATCCAAACATGCCGTAA
- the cdm gene encoding importin-13 isoform X2, whose protein sequence is MEYTTENLEKAVTLFYRSEAGQQAEAHQWLTEAQNSTQAWSFVWELLSLHRNAEVQFFAATTLHTKLMKHWNEVPEDHYEPLKKHILDAIINYAMGPKIVLNRLCITLSAYIIHTVPSYWPNAFEELVASFQPHHLPNVEPERVIWILLEILTVIPEEFQSTLLAVSQRLKVRTVLLNVSKDILKVVEMCLMPIPSNGFDMCNLTTYLNAARCASAWIQLGGLNIDDCTSVINLLINLTCFTYWNKLDQEGMSSEEMELTEVTVEALTAIIQHPHTNRYKNHVMKCSADMLYKFEKILENERNSLESNKDIVANLYGLLVTIADVHSKIFISNLKSENPEEQRITFDFFNSILKCTNLPGLYPVDESSSTLTFGFWYTLQDDILSLETAECAQLLLMIKPYYRDLVCIMLRKSMYPLQEDGDWSLDDKEVFRCYRQDIADTFIYCYNVLNLEMLDILNSKLAEALHKNNTTGVPPTIQWNEVETCLHAFGAIAESIELENLYLPKLMMTIKEIPFRDLHKRVMASALETVGSYSDWITEHPEMLENVLPLVISALDKPEVATSATMALKDLTHSCQKYLLPYADHILIAAQSALQGGALKLAECSRLMFSIGKVLSILPVPRIMEYLNIILAPSFKEMQELLNVEPSPAVKTSLITRLKVLSSLFNSLCVKKSQTQIMEQPTVLVMQNTMPLYKVIGEKYGRSSDVMEELSILFKYVVTTLLEDCTPLINDILQLVVAVYRECPQSNILMVAKTVVIMFGNEEEFRPITHQLLHEIVSTTLQMCAQLNSTNQLSEKTDVLEGFFAMMAQLFKKIPQVVFASGIDTAALFQCAVLCLSLPEAQTLKLCTSFLVSFISQSRDTAQASVVQSYGESLVLRILINLGSTAPRSSVDIFSDLLLALNKKYCDNLSRWLNTLLAQEDFPSPRINTHQKEHFIRSVLREKANKRKLSDSVMEFTLICRGILREDPNMP, encoded by the exons ATGGAATACACGACTGAAAATTTAGAGAAAGCCGTAACCTTATTTTATAGGAGTGAAGCGGGCCAACAAGCTGAGGCTCACCAGTGGTTAACCGAAGCACAGAATTCTACACAAGCTTGGAGTTTCGTATGGGAGTTGCTGAGCCTCCACAGA AATGCTGAAGTGCAATTTTTTGCTGCCACAACTTTGCACACAAAGTTAATGAAACACTGGAACGAGGTACCAGAGGATCACTATGAACCCTTAAAGAAGCACATTTTAGATGCTATAATTAACTATGCAATGGGGCCTAAAATTGTCCTGAACCGGCTTTGCATTACg TTATCAGCTTATATAATTCATACTGTCCCTTCATATTGGCCCAATGCTTTTGAGGAGTTAGTGGCAAGTTTTCAACCACACCATTTGCCAAATGTTGAGCCAGAAAGAGTGATTTGGATACTTTTAGAGATATTAACTGTGATACCTGAAGAG TTTCAAAGTACCTTATTAGCGGTAAGCCAAAGACTGAAGGTACGGACAGTCTTGCTAAATGTCTCGAAGGACATACTTAAAGTTGTTGAAATGTGTCTGATGCCAATTCCAAGTAATGG atttgataTGTGTAATTTGACCACATATTTAAATGCAGCTAGATGTGCTTCTGCTTGGATTCAATTAGGAGGATTAAATATAGATGATTGTACCTCAGTAATAaatcttttaataaatttaacatgtTTTACATACTG GAATAAGTTAGATCAAGAAGGTATGTCTTCAGAAGAAATGGAACTAACAGAAGTAACAGTTGAGGCGCTGACTGCTATAATTCAGCATCCTCACACTAATAGATATAAGAATCACGTAATGAAGTGTAGTGCTGACATGCTGTataaatttgagaaaattttgGAGAATGAAAGGAACAGTCTTGAGAGTAATAAA GATATTGTTGCAAATTTGTACGGCCTGCTAGTAACTATAGCAGAtgttcattcaaaaattttcatcagCAATTTGAAATCTGAAAATCCTGAGGAACAGAGGATTAccttcgatttttttaattcaattttaaagtGTACTAACTTACCTGGACTATATCCCGTCGACGAATCGAGCAGTACTCTAACTTTTGGTTTTTGGTACACCCTCCAAGATGATATATTGTCGTTAGAAACAGCAGAATGCGCACAGTTGCTGCTGATGATAAAACCGTACTACCGGGATTTAGTGTGCATAATGTTGAGAAAGTCCATGTATCCACTCCAAGAAGACGGTGATTGGTCGTTAGACGACAAAGAGGTATTCAGGTGTTACCGTCAAGACATCGCAGATACATTCATTTATTGTTACAACGTCCTAAATCTAGAGATGCTCGATATTTTGAATAGTAAATTAGCAGAAGCTTTACATAAGAACAATACAACAGGTGTCCCTCCAACAATACAATGGAATGAAGTGGAAACTTGCCTCCACGCGTTCGGCGCAATCGCAGAATCCAtagaattagaaaatttgtatTTACCCAAGTTAATGATGACGATCAAAGAGATACCTTTTAGAGATTTGCATAAAAGAGTAATGGCCTCAGCTTTGGAGACTGTGGGCTCGTATTCAGACTGGATCACTGAACATCCAGAAATGCTAGAAAATGTTCTGCCTTTGGTGATTTCCGCCTTGGATAAACCCGAAGTTGCGACGAGCGCCACCATGGCGTTGAAAGACTTGACGCATAGCTGTCAAAAGTATTTGTTACCCTACGCCGACCATATTTTGATAGCAGCACAA TCCGCCCTACAAGGGGGTGCTTTAAAACTAGCCGAGTGTAGTCGACTTATGTTTAGTATAGGAAAAGTTTTAAGTATTCTGCCAGTCCCTCGCATAATGGAATATCTCAATATTATTCTAGCGCCATCCTTCAAGGAGATGCAAGAGTTGCTTAATGTTGAGCCG TCGCCTGCTGTAAAGACTTCGCTTATTACTAGACTAAAAGTGTTGTCGTCATTGTTTAATTCGCTTTGTGTGAAGAAAAGTCAAACGCAAATCATGGAACAACCCACTGTGTTGGTTATGCAAAACACGATGCCCTTATACAAGGTGATCGGTGAAAAGTACGGCAGGAGTAGTGACGTGATGGAA gaACTCAGTATTCTTTTTAAATACGTCGTAACGACTTTACTAGAAGACTGCACGCCTCTCATTAACGACATTCTGCAATTAGTCGTGGCAGTGTATCGAGAGTGTCCTCAGTCCAACATACTAATGGTTGCCAAAACG GTGGTTATCATGTTTGGTAACGAGGAAGAGTTTAGACCTATAACGCACCAACTTTTGCACGAAATCGTCAGCACGACTTTACAGATGTGCGCCCAGCTGAACAGTACCAATCAGTTGTCCGAGAAAACTGACGTGCTTGAAGGATTTTTCGCGATGATGGCCCAGTTGTTCAAGAAAATTCCGCAAGTCGTGTTTGCAAGCGGCATAGACACCGCTGCTCTGTTTCAGTGTG CCGTTTTGTGTTTGTCCCTTCCTGAAGCACAGACTCTCAAGCTGTGCACCAGTTTCCTAGTGAGTTTTATATCACAGAGTCGTGATACCGCTCAAGCCAGTGTTGTCCAAAGTTACGGCGAAAGTCTGGTATTGCGCATCCTCATAAATTTAGGTAGCACAGCGCCGAGATCGTCCGTCGACATATTCAGTGATTTGTTACTcgctttaaataaaaaatactgtgATAATCTAAGTAGGTGGTTGAATACGTTGTTGGCGCAAGAAGACTTTCCGTCGCCGCGTATCAACACACACCAGAAAGAGCATTTTATCAGGAGCGTTTTACG AGAGAAGGCCAACAAAAGAAAACTATCTGATTCCGTCATGGAATTTACTCTTATATGTAGAGGGATATTGAGAGAAGATCCAAACATGCCGTAA
- the RanBP3 gene encoding ran-binding protein 3 encodes MADTSQNLDNSGKQSSLNPPITMKVDAPAEDSKTEIGDNEKNESTKGNDEFKVCSPSSKIPPTNVPTNPFASSQNKFARPGILKPPQLSLNNANNSSKPNFVLNPSRLNPFAKSASNENSKEESKANQVNGETPKFVPLIQSEPKTNSTQQPVTTSSTTITSSSFVFGQNLQDRVIGSETKEEPKPSTSLNSNGTTEMLFSSAIKNEVKTDSNSTSKETKSLSESAREYEESRANKRKYEEVEIITGEEEETNILNINCKLFAFDKASGSWQERGRGVLRLNDFDGDGHVQSRLLFRTTGIWRVILNTKIWAEMTVEQASEKSVRFTALDPQGVIKVFLVMASIEDSKHLYSQIQLRVQKEIAAQKHKKPNVDTDSGGH; translated from the exons ATGGCGGATACCTCTCAAA atTTGGACAATAGTGGTAAGCAATCAAGCCTTAACCCCCCAATCACAATGAAAGTAGATGCACCTGCAGAAGATTCCAAAACAG AAATTGGTgataatgagaaaaatgaaAGTACGAAGGGAAATGACGAATTCAAAGTTTGTAGTCCTTCAAGTAAAATTCCACCAACAAATGTCCCGACAAACCCCTTTGCTAGTTCTCAAAATAAATTCGCGAGACCTGGCATATTGAAGCCGCCGCAATTAAGTCTGAACAACGCCAACAATTCGAGTAAACCTAATTTTGTTCTGAATCCCAGTCGGTTAAACCCTTTTGCGAAAAGTGcttcaaatgaaaattctaAAGAAGAAAGTAAAGCTAATCAAGTCAATGGTGAAACACCAAAATTTGTACCACTTATACAATCAGAACCGAAAACAAATAGTACTCAACAACCAGTAACAACGTCCAGTACAACTATAACATCAAGCTCATTTGTTTTTGGACAAAATCTTCAAGATCGCGTCATCGGAAGTGAAACGAAAGAAGAACCTAAACCTTCAACTAGTTTAAATTCCAATGGAACCACAGAGATGCTGTTTAGCAGTGCAATCAAAAATGAAGTTAAGACAGACAGTAATTCAACAAGCAAGGAGACCAAGTCGCTTAGCGAATCCGCGCGAGAATATGAAGAATCAAGAGCCAACAAGAGGAAATATGAGGAAGTTGAAATTATAACTGGGGAAGAGGaagaaacaaatattttgaatatcaattgtaaattatttgCCTTTGATAAAGCATCAGGCAGTTGGCAAGAGCGGGGCAGAGGGGTTTTGAGGTTGAACGATTTTGATGGGGACGGACATGTTCAAAGTCGACTACTTTTTAGAACCACAGGTATCTGGAGAGTTATACTAAACACCAAA atttgggCAGAGATGACTGTGGAACAAGCTAGTGAAAAAAGTGTCAGATTTACTGCCCTCGACCCGCAAGGCGTCATTAAAGTCTTTCTTGTGATG GCAAGCATTGAAGACAGTAAACACTTGTACTCGCAAATTCAGCTGCGAGtgcaaaaagaaattgcagcccaaaaacataaaaaaccTAATGTAGATACAGACTCAGGGGgtcattaa